The Halorussus rarus genome includes the window GACGAGCGCGGACAGCCAGCCGGTCGCGTACGAGCCGCTGGTCGCGACCGCTCCGATCTTCCGGAACTGGAACGCCGCGCCGAGCCGACCCTCGACCGCGAGCCGGGCGAGCGCGGCGGGCAGGACGTACCACGCGGCCAGCGACGAGAGCGCGGCGAGCGCGAGGCCGCCGAGCACGACGACCACGCTCAGGAGGTCGGGGCCGACGTTGGCGACGGGCTCGACCACGGTCGACGGGTCGGTGACGGTCGACGAATCGAGCACCGTGTTCTCGACCGAGACGATCAGCAGGCTCGCCAACACTGCGGTCAGCAGCAGTATCGGCAGCGCGAAGTACGCCAGCGTGACCGCGATGGCCTTCAGTCCCTCTCGGAGCAGGTCGCCCCAGTCGTCGAACGACGGCGCCCGGTCGCCCGCGTAGGTCCGCGCGAGGATCCGCTGGAGGTAGCCCGCGACGAGGACGGCCGGCACCAGCAGCCACGACAGCAGGGTGAGCAGGCCGCCGATGAGCAGGGATTCGGTTCCGTCGTCGCTATCCACGAGGTATCTGAGTGCTGTTTCGAACATGGTGAACTCCCGAGCGCGCTTCGATTTCCGCGGAGAAGGTGGCTCGCTACCGTAGAGACGCGCGCTACAGGCTTAACCGTTGTGTCGCCGGCGTCGCGTATCGGACAGTAGTACGACCGGGCGGAACGTCGGCCGAGGGGTTCCCGGAATCACCGTTGAGCGGACCCAGCAACCAAACGGCTATCCGTCCGAAGTATGTGGCATCGATATGCCCTCCATGAGGCGACGAACGCTTCTCGGGTCTGTGGGGACAGTCGCGCTCGGCGGTCTCGCAGGTTGCTCGAGTCTGGGAACCCAGGAGCCGCCAGCCGGAAGCCTACGGTTCGAGAACGACCACGACCTCCCCCACTCGATTACCGTTCGCGTCACGGGCGTCGGAGCCCGGCCGGGGGACGACAACTCGCCCGAAGGCGAGGTCGCGGCTCCCCCGAACCAGCGGACGCTGACCGCGTCGACGACCGTGTCGCCGGGCGACCGCCGGACCTACGAGAGCGTCTTCACGGAACCCGTCTGGTATGCAGTCCAGTTCACGGTCGACGACCGGGAGCCGTCCAATAATACGGGTAGTACCACGTTCCATCCGGCACCGCCGGACCGTCGATACGGACATTTCCTGTCGGGGACCGTCTATGAGTCCGGCGGGTTCTCGTGGGGAATCAGCAGCACGGAGAACCCCGGTCGCTTCACGTTCGGTAGCGACGGTGGAAAACGAAAAACGGGGAACACCCACTAGTCTGGGAGTATCCGAGAACGGAGCCAGACGACTTGTGTCACCGGGCGAGTTCCATTGTTCGGAAGCGAATGTAGCCGACAGTGAGCACACCAGACAACCAGCAGAAGAGCAGTACGAGCATGAACCACCACTCAAGGAAGAACACCGTCGCGTCACTCGTCCCATGGATGATGTGGCCGCTGAGGGCACCGTAGGCTGTCGATGGACTGAATCGGTACGCCAGATCATAGAGCTCGGGCATCGCCCCGAACCCAAGCACGGATTCCACGAGATACGCAGTAAGACGCCTCGGATCAAAGACCAGCGGTAGTACCCAGCCAAGAACGAAC containing:
- a CDS encoding DUF4013 domain-containing protein, producing MFETALRYLVDSDDGTESLLIGGLLTLLSWLLVPAVLVAGYLQRILARTYAGDRAPSFDDWGDLLREGLKAIAVTLAYFALPILLLTAVLASLLIVSVENTVLDSSTVTDPSTVVEPVANVGPDLLSVVVVLGGLALAALSSLAAWYVLPAALARLAVEGRLGAAFQFRKIGAVATSGSYATGWLSALVVHLVAGGLVGGLASIPFVGWALVPFVAFYANTVAFSLYGQGYRDATPTGRGGTVDGDRRVTA